Proteins from a single region of bacterium:
- a CDS encoding cyclodeaminase/cyclohydrolase family protein encodes MDCNFLSDSLITYLEKISSKTSIPGGGSVVSLVSSLSCSLLDMVLNYTIGKEKYKKYENKFIDIKNKNQKIKKVLYSYIEEDSKIYKKIKENSKNEEKQQIYLEKSIQMHNEICNYMADLIAFSFFVAKYGNKHLISDSGIVAILSLSSFKGAKLNILINIKYIDENGKNKYLPLMKILNKKEKELEKKVEIIYNYAVEKIGVQNGRYYRWK; translated from the coding sequence ATGGATTGTAATTTCCTTTCTGACTCTTTAATTACCTATCTTGAAAAAATATCATCTAAAACATCAATTCCTGGTGGTGGAAGTGTTGTATCTCTCGTTTCCTCTTTAAGTTGTTCACTTCTTGATATGGTTTTGAATTACACTATTGGAAAAGAAAAATATAAAAAATATGAAAATAAGTTCATTGATATTAAAAACAAAAATCAAAAGATTAAAAAGGTTCTTTATTCTTATATTGAAGAAGATAGCAAAATTTATAAAAAAATAAAAGAAAACTCAAAAAATGAGGAGAAACAGCAAATTTATCTTGAAAAATCAATTCAAATGCATAATGAAATATGTAATTATATGGCTGATTTAATTGCCTTTTCCTTTTTTGTTGCAAAATATGGAAACAAACACTTAATTTCTGATTCAGGAATTGTTGCTATTCTATCTCTTTCATCTTTTAAAGGTGCAAAACTAAATATTTTGATAAATATTAAGTATATTGATGAAAATGGTAAGAATAAATATCTGCCACTTATGAAGATATTGAATAAGAAAGAAAAAGAACTTGAAAAAAAGGTAGAGATAATTTATAACTATGCAGTCGAAAAAATAGGAGTTCAAAATGGGAGATATTATAGATGGAAATAA
- a CDS encoding rhamnulokinase family protein — translation MGVKKYLAIDLGAESGRGIVGEFNGEKIKIKEIHRFPTYNTNVFSHIFWDVLKIFDEIKIILKKTKEEGEISGVGVTTWGVDCAYIGGGNLLLSNPFHYRDSRTDGIMEEVFSIIPKEEIFEKTGIQFMPINTLYQLYSTKKEFPYIINSTEKLLFMPDLFNFFLTGKKFSEYTIATTSQMYNSLLEGQDKAPRGNWAYDIIEKLNIPVSILPEVISPGTFLGKMEKGISEEIGLEDINIYAVCSHDTSSAVVSIPAKEEKYAYISSGTWSLLGVELFQPIINDKSFNYNFTNEGGFGGSITFLKNIMGLWILQECRRYWEKEGNYYDYPTLTEIAINSQPFYSFIDVNDGVFLFPGNMPEKIKEYCKKTGQKIPEEIGQIVRVILESLALEYRYNIENLEQIIEEKIDVVHIVGGGSQNKLLSQFSASSMKKIVITGPSEATGIGNLLVQAIGDNEISDVSQLREIVRNSFPLIVFQPRDTSNWEESYEKYKKLKEFHDGL, via the coding sequence ATGGGAGTAAAAAAATATCTTGCAATTGACTTGGGTGCAGAATCAGGTAGAGGTATTGTTGGGGAATTTAATGGAGAGAAAATAAAAATCAAAGAAATTCATAGATTTCCTACTTATAATACAAATGTTTTTTCTCATATTTTCTGGGATGTCTTAAAAATATTTGATGAAATAAAGATTATTTTAAAAAAAACGAAAGAGGAGGGAGAAATAAGTGGAGTTGGGGTGACAACATGGGGAGTGGATTGTGCATATATTGGAGGAGGAAATCTCTTACTATCAAATCCATTTCATTATAGAGATAGCAGAACAGATGGAATTATGGAGGAAGTTTTTAGTATTATTCCAAAAGAAGAAATTTTTGAAAAAACAGGAATTCAATTTATGCCTATAAATACTCTTTATCAACTATATTCTACAAAAAAGGAATTTCCATATATAATTAACTCAACTGAAAAATTATTATTTATGCCTGACCTTTTTAACTTCTTTCTTACAGGAAAGAAATTTTCAGAATATACAATTGCAACAACTTCTCAAATGTATAATTCTTTATTAGAAGGACAGGATAAAGCGCCACGAGGAAACTGGGCTTATGATATTATTGAGAAATTGAATATACCAGTTAGCATTCTGCCAGAAGTAATTTCGCCAGGAACATTTTTGGGTAAAATGGAAAAGGGTATTTCAGAAGAAATTGGATTGGAAGATATAAATATTTATGCAGTTTGTTCTCATGACACATCTTCTGCTGTTGTTTCTATTCCTGCAAAAGAAGAAAAATATGCTTATATTTCTTCTGGAACATGGTCTCTTTTAGGAGTTGAACTATTTCAACCAATAATAAATGATAAAAGTTTTAATTACAATTTTACAAATGAAGGAGGTTTTGGTGGGAGTATTACATTTCTCAAAAACATTATGGGATTATGGATTTTACAGGAATGCAGAAGATATTGGGAAAAAGAAGGTAATTACTATGACTATCCAACTTTAACTGAAATTGCTATAAATTCACAGCCATTTTATTCATTTATTGATGTTAATGATGGGGTATTTTTATTCCCTGGTAATATGCCAGAGAAAATAAAGGAATATTGTAAAAAAACAGGACAGAAAATACCAGAGGAAATTGGACAAATTGTTCGTGTTATTCTTGAAAGTTTGGCATTAGAATATAGATATAACATTGAAAATCTTGAACAAATAATAGAAGAAAAAATAGATGTGGTACATATTGTTGGAGGAGGAAGCCAAAATAAACTATTATCTCAATTTTCTGCCTCATCAATGAAAAAAATTGTTATAACAGGCCCATCAGAAGCAACAGGTATCGGCAATTTACTTGTTCAAGCAATAGGGGATAATGAAATATCAGATGTTTCGCAGTTAAGAGAAATTGTAAGAAACTCATTTCCTCTGATTGTTTTTCAACCAAGAGATACTTCAAATTGGGAAGAAAGTTATGAGAAATATAAAAAATTGAAGGAGTTTCATGATGGATTGTAA
- a CDS encoding bifunctional 5,10-methylenetetrahydrofolate dehydrogenase/5,10-methenyltetrahydrofolate cyclohydrolase: protein MGDIIDGNKIAQRITDNTKKEIEELKEKGIYPKLVAVSVGENPASSVYIKQQKKNCEKIGIEYELKKLPESYNENQIISFIEELNLDNKITGIILQLPLPSGIDVKNIQSKISPIKDVEGVNPVNLGWIIYGKPFLAPCTALAVKKIIDSLNIDLYGKEVVMVGHSDIVGKPVALLLVNEFATTCICHIGTSDKGNLETHIRRAEILIVAVGKANLIPGDWVKEGSIVIDIGINRVGDRIVGDVEYEKAKEKASLITPVPGGVGPVTTAILLRNIVMAAKSTVNLRS, encoded by the coding sequence ATGGGAGATATTATAGATGGAAATAAAATTGCACAAAGAATAACAGATAATACAAAAAAAGAAATAGAGGAATTAAAAGAAAAAGGAATTTATCCAAAACTTGTTGCAGTTAGTGTTGGTGAAAATCCGGCAAGTTCTGTTTATATAAAACAACAGAAAAAAAATTGTGAAAAAATAGGGATTGAATATGAGTTAAAAAAATTACCTGAAAGTTATAATGAAAATCAGATAATATCTTTTATTGAAGAACTTAATTTGGACAATAAGATTACAGGGATAATTTTGCAACTACCTTTACCTTCTGGCATAGATGTAAAAAATATCCAATCAAAAATCTCACCAATAAAAGATGTTGAAGGAGTAAATCCAGTAAATCTTGGATGGATTATTTATGGCAAACCGTTTCTTGCACCTTGTACTGCACTTGCAGTAAAAAAAATTATTGATTCTTTAAACATTGACCTTTATGGAAAAGAAGTTGTTATGGTTGGTCATAGTGATATTGTTGGGAAACCAGTTGCTTTACTTCTTGTAAATGAATTTGCAACAACCTGTATCTGTCATATTGGAACATCGGATAAAGGTAACCTTGAGACGCATATAAGGAGAGCAGAAATTTTAATTGTTGCAGTTGGGAAGGCAAATCTTATACCTGGTGATTGGGTAAAAGAAGGAAGTATTGTGATAGATATTGGAATAAACAGAGTAGGAGACAGAATTGTTGGGGATGTTGAATATGAAAAGGCAAAAGAAAAGGCATCCTTAATTACTCCTGTTCCAGGAGGAGTTGGTCCAGTTACAACTGCAATTCTTTTAAGAAATATTGTTATGGCAGCAAAGAGTACTGTTAACCTACGAAGTTAA
- a CDS encoding BREX system Lon protease-like protein BrxL has protein sequence MQLDEKLKNLFPNLVVNKKLALTKEVSRLPRFISEYLITKFLENDKLNTEKLYNFLKEHYISPEERNDALHQLRKEGIKIIMDEFYVEMKVSGGIASEIIPGLHIPSFQINNAWVKEEVLDNNRDLLRGGMWGLGKIELSRNILLITHSIDTLSFPYNFKNIFLEIFIQKLEECGFEIITTSNKDPLFISNYRKIFQQIEETGKNSFKIDDIPDEIIIRIGQELLANYIFKPFIVYQRNEKVLSLQIQYYSMAEKRWKLFENKEGKVNTIVEEEIKEFIIESVVKFIEKEKITPGFYITLTEFTPYQISSISVNPIISNRKEFSIEDWKDIIIRSIGLEPKNYSPKQKLLVLTRLIPLIEANVNLIEFGPKATGKTYIYRNSSIYTRIFAGGKVSPAQIFYHGTYKTIGEIVRRDCIIFDELSKVILPEEMISKLKDYMVDGFFERLGLKRAHSECSLVFIDNVAANNIDNLINEDIHPIIRDTAFLDRIHAFIQGWELPKILTSDEHLAQGFGFTSDVLCEFFHQMKTKNFIEIIDEKIKLIGETITIRDEKAIKKISAGLLKILFPDKNINNEELLEIVEFAIELRQNVNKLLYKLLPFEFSYRNIKCQLK, from the coding sequence ATGCAATTAGACGAAAAATTAAAAAACCTATTTCCAAATTTAGTAGTTAACAAAAAACTTGCTTTGACAAAAGAAGTAAGTAGATTACCAAGATTTATTAGCGAATATTTGATAACGAAATTTTTGGAAAATGACAAATTAAATACAGAAAAACTTTATAATTTTTTAAAAGAGCATTATATATCTCCTGAAGAAAGAAACGATGCTTTACATCAATTAAGAAAAGAAGGGATAAAAATAATTATGGATGAATTTTATGTAGAAATGAAAGTTTCAGGAGGTATTGCTTCAGAAATTATTCCCGGTTTACACATTCCCTCTTTTCAAATAAATAATGCGTGGGTTAAAGAAGAAGTTCTTGATAATAACAGAGATTTATTAAGAGGTGGAATGTGGGGACTTGGGAAAATAGAATTATCCAGAAACATTTTGCTAATAACACATTCAATTGATACTCTGTCTTTTCCATATAATTTTAAAAATATATTTTTAGAAATTTTTATTCAAAAACTTGAAGAATGTGGATTTGAAATAATAACAACAAGTAATAAAGACCCACTTTTTATTTCAAATTATAGAAAAATTTTTCAACAAATAGAAGAAACAGGAAAAAATTCTTTTAAAATTGATGATATACCAGATGAAATAATAATAAGAATTGGACAAGAATTGTTAGCAAATTATATATTTAAACCATTTATAGTATATCAACGAAATGAGAAAGTTTTATCTTTACAAATTCAATATTATTCAATGGCAGAAAAAAGATGGAAACTTTTTGAGAATAAAGAAGGGAAAGTAAATACTATTGTAGAAGAAGAAATAAAAGAATTTATAATTGAGTCAGTAGTCAAGTTTATTGAAAAAGAAAAAATAACTCCGGGATTCTATATTACTTTGACAGAATTTACTCCTTATCAAATTTCTTCTATATCTGTCAATCCAATAATTTCAAATAGAAAAGAATTTTCAATTGAAGATTGGAAAGACATAATTATCCGGTCAATTGGTTTAGAGCCAAAAAACTATTCACCTAAACAAAAACTATTGGTTTTAACAAGATTAATTCCACTTATTGAAGCCAATGTTAATTTAATAGAATTTGGGCCAAAAGCAACAGGAAAAACATATATTTATAGGAACTCTTCAATATATACGAGAATTTTTGCAGGTGGAAAAGTTAGTCCAGCCCAGATATTTTATCACGGGACATATAAAACTATTGGGGAAATTGTAAGAAGAGATTGTATTATTTTTGATGAACTTTCAAAAGTCATTTTACCAGAAGAAATGATAAGCAAATTAAAGGATTATATGGTTGATGGATTTTTTGAAAGGTTGGGATTAAAAAGAGCACATAGTGAATGCAGTTTAGTATTTATAGATAATGTAGCAGCGAATAACATTGACAATTTAATTAATGAAGATATCCATCCTATAATCAGGGACACTGCTTTTTTAGATAGAATTCATGCTTTTATTCAAGGATGGGAATTACCTAAAATTTTGACCTCTGATGAACATCTTGCCCAAGGATTTGGATTTACTTCTGATGTATTATGTGAATTTTTTCATCAAATGAAAACTAAAAATTTCATAGAAATTATTGATGAAAAAATTAAACTCATTGGGGAAACTATAACCATTAGAGATGAAAAAGCAATTAAAAAAATAAGTGCAGGACTACTTAAAATTTTATTCCCTGATAAGAATATCAATAATGAAGAATTATTAGAAATAGTAGAATTTGCTATTGAATTAAGACAAAATGTAAATAAACTTCTTTATAAATTATTACCATTTGAATTTTCCTATAG